The DNA segment ctcttttaaaaattgagagggaaatactagtatatgtgttctttctatgtgacgtcatcaggcatggtcgcttTTTGTCATGCTGTCACAATAAGAAATTTAAAGTTGGGCAAAGCAAATTAACGAAGGGGAAAGGGACTTCTTTACCCTAGTCGTCTGGTAGCGTGAGCCCTAAACATATATAGTCCATTATAGTCCCATACCAGTTAAAAATGGAACAACGTCAAACTTTACTATATCTTATAAGATACATATTCATACGGATTTAGgtggtaaaattgagaatggaaaagggaatgtatcaaagagacaaaaacccgaccatggaaaaaaacaacagcaaaaggtcaccaacacgtcttcaatgtagcgagaaattcccgcacccggaggcgtccttcagctggcccataaacaaatataaactagttcattaataatgaacgccatacttatttccaaattgtacacaagaaactcaaattaaaataatacaatactaacaaaggccagaggctcctgacttgggacaggcgcaaaaatgcggcggggttaaacatgtttgtgagatctcaaccctccccctatacttctagccaatgtagaaaagttaacgcataacaatacgcacattaaaattcagttcaagagaagtccgagtctgatgtcagaagatgtaacatacataaataacaacagacttctagcaggtaactgacatgccagctccagacttcaattaaactgactgaaagattatgatttcatcatatgaacatcaggcacaatccttcccgttaggggtttagtatcataccatcataacatatatgagaagaacataatccGTGTCATgtcaacaactggtttttgaataaatgggTTTAGTTCCAGCCATTATTATGAACATCTAATAAACTTTGctaattatagatatatatgtttgtttgtgCGTCATTCTACTTAGTTTCTTTTATAACCTATTCTAACATGAATCAGGGTCCGTTCGCGTCATTCAGGTTCCTTTTGTCATTGACTCAAGATGCAGGATTTCATGCTTCATTCAAGAACACTTAAaagccttctgctgttgtttacACTTTGGTTGGGTTATTGTCTCATTAGCATattcccatttcctttctcaattttacatatcGGGAGAATTTTATCAGTTGTctacaaagcaaaaaaaaagcggacatattattattacaattgcttatttttaaagattaataatataaatcctgatttttacaaattatcaacAACTTTTAAAgctaaaacaacttttaaatccTAAATCTGAGCTTTTGACATAAACTGGTGACTTTATAAAGCAATCTTTAGAATTGCGAAAATGAGGTCCATGTCCATCAAAGGGAACATTAATTACCATTTATAACTggtatattatgtttatatttgtaattcttcaCTGTCTGTATTAAAGGttgtatttgtgtttgcttGACCCATGTGGatgtatttttgcaaataaaattattaataatttttacatCCAATGCTTCCTTGGTGTCAATCCACAATTTACCTTCATTTCAACTTGAAACCATAAAAGTCAATAGGTGAAGTTACTTTCTTATTATATCGTTTGAATAGGTGCAGTTACTTTCTTATTATATCGTTCGAATAGGTGAAGTTACTTTCTTATTATAtcgtttttcaatttcaatttaaaatcagTACTCGATAGTTCTATTTATTAACtaagattaaaatacttattatTTTATCTCACTTTTGAATAGTACATTATTGCAACAGCGaatttcattggttaaaatcaatGTGACGTCGCAGTCCTTCAGTTCAGTCCAGCCACCTATTTTACGCTTGCTATTAACTCCATGTTGACCgaacatcccgcacagccaaacgaaCGCCCCACTTCGACAAGAGTTTTAAGAAGACTTGCGGGACTATATTTTTATTCCCGAGTCCCCCTTGGATTTACCTTTTAATCAAGGCGTGTACACAGAATCtctttattttgaatgtttctattgaaaacaaatcaaagatgataggaaataaattgtaaacgccatatgccagacgcgcgtttcgtttacaaaagattcATAAGTGACTAACATATCAAAAAGAATAagatttaaaagacaaatacaGTGCGAAGTTGAAAGCGCATTCTGGATGCTGAATTGCGAACGGCTTTGCCAAATATAGCTCAAGTTATCTATTTCGCAAGTAATcctttaaatatcattttgaacATTGAAGTTTTACAAACAGTTAGTTTTCAATTATGaccatataaagataaaaaggtAACTTGCTCAACTATTATAAACGAATCGTCACGTTAAAATCTATCATGTTATTAGTTGGAAAATGCATTAATCGCACTTCTAAttgtcacaaacatgtttaatttgtttatatgacaCTACATAATCATTATCTTATCCCTCAACATTTTACTGGCATTTATAAGTCCACTTGTAACAATTCCGTTGGTGGCCTGTTTCTAGAAAATATCATTCTCCTTTCTAGAGTTCATCCAAGTCAATTCATTTTGCAGACCCTTAGTTTTAAATTGATTGTTTATTCGTTCTTGTGGTGAATATGCATGAGATATCTGCCACTGGATGCGAAGAAATAATCAACCAATCTGACTGTTACACATTACACAGAATACtatatacaagaaaaaaaaacaccactaGGTTGACATTGTTAAAGAAACTTCGATGTAGCCTATGGCAATTTAAAACCACAAATTTGTTTACCTAAAAATATCTGTACAAGTTTCTTTGAAAGATAATAAATATTCCGAGAAAGAAATGTATGTTGTTTACCTGGTAATTACTTAGGTGTAattattttatgtgttttatcctGGTTATTAAATCAAcctatatatatactttaaatcatcatgtattgttttaaagataCTGCTCCTATAGTGATAGCTGGATTTATTATAACAGTTTCTGCATTTGTAATACACTTGATAGGATTTGCAACGCCTTATTGGATAAGGGATTATGATTCCCATGACGGATTATGGCTCGTCTGTGATGACCAAAATCATCAATGTTTCAGTATGTCAGGTAAGAGTACGGTCTTGCGACAAAATATTTATCACTAAATATTCTTATATGACATGCCATATTTTGTCAAACAGTATAATCACAGTATATCACACTTTAAGCTTTgggttttttatttttcgttttattcatgtcaatatattttcGACCGATGAGTTTGCATATTCCTCTGGcatctaaaaaaatgtaaagaataaCGTATGTctgtttttagttttgtttttgtcaaaacgAAACCTGGATTAAATATACACAGAACTAGTTCTGACTACTATGATGGTGATGCACTCGAGGCGGAAGTTGTGAGTTAaaattatcaaagataccagaaaAAAAGGTTGGAACACCAGACACGCGTTTTGTCTTCACTCACCAGAcgctcgaaaaaaaaaataaagttgatgaAAATTGACATTAGACATGCGCATAAATTGTTGATTTGTACTACATCCTTATATTGTCTCAGTTGCTAATGTTCATGTACTAAAATAGATTTAATTGTTGTTAAACATATCACTTCTGATCTGCTTCCCTGCGAGTAATAAGACCAACTTATAACCCTGTTAACGAGAAGATATTGTTACGCTATCGTATCTGGGGATGAATGgtatcaatatttgttttatcattatataCACTCATTCCAAATATTAACTCCACTTTTGTGTTATAGGTTTGGTTCAAGAATTACCTGCCAAGTTTAAAGCTACTCAAGCATTGGAATGTATAGCTTTCTTTGCTTATGTTGCTGCTGTTGTGTGTGCTTCACTCCAAACATTTGTTATGAAACAGAGAATATTGTACATAGTCGGAGCTCTTACCAACTTCGTGGCAGGTATGAAAAGTTAAACTAAAAATCGGATACTGAAGAAGCATTAGAAATGGGAAAATAAGttgtcacagaaaaaaactgtttttccCCTTTAATATCCCGGATAAGTCTTGAAAGCTGTTAGGGGTGTTCAATTACTCGGCCACTTCAGGTCAAATGTAGGACATTAAGTGcgatttcttatttaaaaaagtacTACACTATCTGCACTATAAGAATCTATTCAACAGTTTTTTATGGTTGGTAGGTGGACCGGACCCTCACAAAGCGGAAATCGTGTCCTTATCCAATATACTATCAATTTTCAGTGTCAGCTCAAATTCTACTGAAATTTTTTCTGGACGGTTTTTATCACAAAATCTACCGATTGTATTTAAACTCCTATATAATACTTGCTACTGGACATGTACAacctcaatcaatcaatttcttTTGTAAGTATAGTAAAATCCGTTAATTTGAATTGACGATTTCGTTTCACTCTACAAACCTATTCTAAGTTAGTAATTACACGCCATATGCAACAAAGGAATACGTATTCATAGAAGGGATGGTATgattacatttatatatcaaacgGACAAATGATTTTCAATAGTATtcttatttgttgaatttatttgaCAATTCTATGCATTGTGTCTATGTTTTACGTGAGAGAAACTGTACGGATCAATTGTAGTTTAGCTTTTGTTCACTCAAGGGTATTTAAGACATACGGTATTTAAACTaggaaataaaggcaacagtagtacacccctgttcaaaactcataaatacatggacaaaaaacaaaatcggggtaacaaactaaaactgagggaaacgcattacaTATAAGCGGAGAAAAACGAagcaacattaaaatgaaacacataCAGCAACGGACTAAGCATCAGTCAAAATCcgatgaaaataacaaatataacatcaaaaccaaatacatgaatttgggatagataagtaccgtgacacgtctttttgtaatgtgaatttacactaaaaaatatgagaaacgacacaacgttaaaatttaacacacacagaaacgaactataatataacaatggccttactcatgacttggtacaggacatttttaaaggaaaaaatggtgtgCTGAACCTAGTTTTGAGGGAGGCAAACCTCAAGAAAGTCAGTGAAAAATGACACCGCCAAGGAAATAATGAAAAATCGAGCAAAGGACCaaaaaaaacagtataaaaacaacatacagaaaacaaacaaatgagcATCACTAAATAACGGGAGTTTTCTCAAGTGGTCTGGAATGTCGGGCAGGTTCTGCTCCACAATTTATGTAGTGGGTTactcttttaataattttgacttttattaCAGGAGGTTTTAGTTTGATTGGATGCATCATCTTTTCCACTATTGAAAACATTAATACAAGTGATTTACATTTCTCGTTTGCGTTTTGTATCATAGCTAGTATGGGAGGAGTTGCGGCTGGTGTGTTATTCATCCTGGCGTGGAAATGGATACCggcaaactaaataaaaatgagGAATGTACACGGCAAATTGAATGATCGACGTTACTAAAGAGTTTGGATTGGTCGTGTCAAAtaacgtataaaaaaaaaaatttaactgaCGATGAATACATTCACACTTACAAGTGTATATCTTATTCATCAAATTCATAAAACTCCGTCGAAAGTGGTttctatatattatatgaaagCGCAAAACAACATTCCACTTCTACGATTTTTTGCATGAGGAATAACTTCTAAAtatcaaaagtacaaaatatgtctgcaatgtattaaaatatagattcaaaagaaactttaaTAACTTTAAATGTGTTTCAACTTAAGATTTAAGCACAGCTTATAGTTGCAGGATTTTTTATATCGTTAGAAAATTTCCCTAGTGGAACAACACGACAGTGAAACCAGTGGAGCAGGTTCTGCTTCCCCTTTCTGGGACACataagacccccccccccccaccccagTTTTTTGTTGGGTTCGTTTTGCTCAGTCTTAAATTTTCTATgctattttaatgttgtttgtctatttatgGTTATTTGCCATGGagttgtttgttaatttttgacTGATGAGTTTACTTGTTTCTTTGGTATCGTTCGCcagttttttgggtttttttttgtatatgccttcaacccccaggggtataaatgtgcatttcataaataaatgaataaatacgTGTGTGTACATCATATTATAGCTTATTAGTAATGTCACATTTTTATGTATGTCATTGAAGTGATTTGCGTAATTTTTTACAGATGCATTGTACAActaattttcatctttttttcattagaaaaaataatgtacgCTTTGACGATTGCACTCTTCAAAAACGGTTTAATAAGCGTTTTATCTATCtaattaggtctttcaaccttttgggttgaaagacctattggttatgttctgattattattttgtttttgtttttttcttccgcctaacttttttcttgcgtagtattgatgtttcaaaaggaTGTCGGTTAGATATTTATAATATGATATTATACAGTTCaaacactttaaaaattgacaaaggctcaaccaaaaactttatgttgtaagagttatctccccaaactgTATTTCTTGTGGCCAGTACTCCTTcgcaaaatttattttaccaaattgcttgttacatcttcaggattagga comes from the Mytilus trossulus isolate FHL-02 chromosome 3, PNRI_Mtr1.1.1.hap1, whole genome shotgun sequence genome and includes:
- the LOC134709243 gene encoding claudin domain-containing protein 2-like, producing the protein MYCFKDTAPIVIAGFIITVSAFVIHLIGFATPYWIRDYDSHDGLWLVCDDQNHQCFSMSGLVQELPAKFKATQALECIAFFAYVAAVVCASLQTFVMKQRILYIVGALTNFVAGGFSLIGCIIFSTIENINTSDLHFSFAFCIIASMGGVAAGVLFILAWKWIPAN